The Candidatus Limnocylindrales bacterium genome includes a window with the following:
- the nirK gene encoding copper-containing nitrite reductase has protein sequence MGPERSKQKRSPTEHFGRYRQSQARMLALCFGVAAVLFGIPTFANAAAVFPEEKAVLTHAPQVPPPIKRLTPAKMVIDVEVREFTARLADGVDYTFWGFGGSVPGPFMRVRQGDLVEFHLDNHPDNKLPHNIDLHAVTGPGGGAASSFTAPGHTSIFSFTARNPGLYVYHCATAPVGMHIGNGMYGLILVEPEGGLTPVDHEYYVMQGEFYTTGRYGEQGLQPFSMEKALREDADYVVFNGSVGALVGDNALHANVGETVRLFVGNGGPNLVSSFHVIGEIFDNVFAEGGTFANHHVQTTLVPAGGSAIVEFKVEVPGTYVIVDHSIFRTFNKGSLGMLKVDGELAPEIYSGKQFDEVYLPEGQPTQVPKPAAPTHALSMAERISEGERVFNRTCMACHQSSGQGLPGIFPPLAGSDFLLADPQRAIHIVIEGKQGEVVVNGNKYNQVMTPQNLSDDEIANVLTFVMNSWGNHSPMLSPDDVAKVRATIPK, from the coding sequence ATGGGACCGGAGCGCTCGAAGCAAAAACGCAGTCCGACTGAGCACTTCGGCCGCTATCGGCAATCGCAGGCACGCATGCTCGCGTTGTGCTTCGGCGTCGCAGCAGTCCTCTTCGGCATTCCCACTTTCGCGAATGCCGCCGCCGTTTTCCCAGAAGAGAAAGCGGTTCTCACGCACGCACCGCAGGTTCCTCCGCCGATCAAACGACTGACGCCGGCGAAGATGGTCATCGATGTCGAGGTCCGCGAGTTCACCGCGCGGCTGGCCGACGGCGTCGATTATACGTTCTGGGGTTTCGGCGGGAGCGTCCCCGGGCCGTTCATGCGCGTGCGGCAGGGCGATCTCGTCGAGTTCCACCTCGACAACCATCCTGACAACAAGCTGCCGCACAACATCGACCTGCACGCGGTGACGGGCCCGGGAGGCGGAGCGGCATCATCGTTCACGGCGCCCGGGCACACTTCGATCTTCTCGTTCACGGCGCGCAACCCGGGGCTTTACGTCTACCACTGCGCGACGGCGCCGGTCGGCATGCACATTGGCAACGGAATGTACGGACTGATCCTCGTCGAGCCCGAAGGCGGGCTTACGCCGGTCGATCATGAGTACTACGTGATGCAGGGCGAGTTCTACACGACCGGACGCTACGGCGAACAGGGCCTGCAGCCGTTCTCGATGGAAAAAGCTCTGCGCGAGGATGCCGACTACGTGGTCTTCAACGGCTCGGTCGGTGCGCTGGTCGGAGACAACGCGCTGCACGCGAACGTGGGCGAAACCGTCCGGCTTTTTGTCGGCAACGGCGGACCCAACCTGGTCTCGTCCTTTCATGTCATTGGAGAGATCTTCGACAATGTCTTCGCCGAAGGCGGGACGTTCGCGAACCACCACGTGCAGACCACGCTCGTCCCGGCCGGCGGTTCTGCGATCGTCGAGTTCAAGGTGGAAGTGCCCGGCACGTACGTGATCGTCGATCATTCGATCTTCCGCACGTTCAACAAGGGCTCGCTCGGCATGCTCAAGGTCGATGGCGAGCTCGCTCCCGAAATCTATTCCGGAAAACAGTTCGACGAGGTCTATCTGCCCGAAGGCCAGCCCACGCAGGTCCCAAAGCCGGCCGCCCCGACGCATGCTCTGTCGATGGCCGAACGCATCTCGGAAGGCGAGCGGGTCTTCAATCGCACGTGCATGGCGTGCCATCAGTCGAGCGGCCAGGGTCTGCCCGGCATCTTCCCGCCGCTTGCCGGTTCGGACTTCCTCTTGGCCGACCCGCAACGTGCGATTCACATCGTGATCGAAGGCAAGCAGGGCGAAGTCGTCGTCAACGGGAACAAGTACAACCAGGTGATGACGCCGCAGAACCTGTCCGACGACGAGATTGCCAACGTGCTGACGTTCGTGATGAACAGCTGGGGCAATCACTCGCCGATGCTGAGTCCGGACGATGTCGCCAAAGTGCGCGCGACGATTCCGAAGTAG
- a CDS encoding formylglycine-generating enzyme family protein, with protein sequence MTRRNRARRSATAAVVVLALAAMAEAAPERVAAGSASAIVNAPPGMILIPAGTYEPLYKNEGTSPVAAFFLDEVPVTNAEFLDFVEANPRWRRSQAPKLFVDGHYLEQWQSDLELGSPDRIRPDGPVTNVSWFAARAYAKWRGKRLPSLAEWEMAAAASDTSARGKDDPAHYQKILAWYAQPTHFPLPAVRSMPPDFHGVRGLHGLVWEWVEDFNTAMVTGESRADTGLDRNLFCGSGAAGASDFRDYAAFMRYAFRSSLEAKYSVPNLGFRCARSTTDESR encoded by the coding sequence GTGACGCGGCGCAATCGCGCGCGACGCAGCGCGACCGCCGCCGTCGTCGTTCTTGCGCTGGCCGCGATGGCCGAAGCGGCGCCCGAACGCGTCGCGGCAGGTTCCGCATCAGCGATCGTCAACGCGCCGCCGGGGATGATCCTGATCCCGGCAGGCACGTACGAGCCGCTCTACAAGAACGAAGGCACCAGTCCGGTCGCGGCGTTCTTTCTCGACGAGGTGCCGGTCACCAACGCCGAGTTCCTCGACTTCGTCGAAGCCAATCCGCGCTGGCGGCGCTCCCAGGCTCCGAAGCTCTTCGTGGACGGGCATTATCTCGAACAGTGGCAGAGCGATCTCGAGCTTGGCTCTCCCGACAGGATCCGCCCGGACGGTCCGGTGACCAACGTGTCGTGGTTTGCCGCGCGTGCGTACGCAAAATGGCGCGGCAAACGGCTGCCGAGCCTCGCCGAATGGGAAATGGCCGCTGCAGCGAGCGACACCAGCGCGCGCGGCAAAGACGACCCTGCGCACTACCAGAAGATCCTCGCATGGTATGCGCAGCCGACGCATTTCCCGCTTCCCGCCGTCCGTTCGATGCCGCCCGACTTCCACGGCGTGCGCGGTCTTCACGGGCTGGTCTGGGAATGGGTCGAGGACTTCAACACAGCCATGGTCACCGGCGAGTCGCGCGCCGACACCGGCCTCGATCGGAATCTCTTCTGCGGATCCGGAGCTGCCGGTGCATCCGACTTTCGCGACTATGCAGCCTTCATGCGCTACGCGTTCCGCAGCAGTCTCGAAGCAAAGTATTCCGTTCCCAACCTCGGATTTCGCTGCGCGCGCAGCACAACGGACGAAAGCAGATGA
- a CDS encoding SCO family protein, which yields MKTPTLLLAATLLMCAAAGAVSAATPQVSAAAAGEIDPASIYQVESRWTRADGEKIALASLRGKVRVLAIFYSACEYACPIIIGRIKSVEASLPDKLRSDVGFVLVSMDPAHDDPAQLRAYAERMELKGDWTLLHGSDDDVRELAALLGFRYRQEKDGGYSHSNMITVLDAEGRIVKQSIGLDADAGDVVEAVTSLVAHAK from the coding sequence ATGAAAACTCCGACCCTGCTTCTCGCGGCAACACTGCTCATGTGCGCAGCCGCCGGTGCAGTCTCTGCGGCGACGCCGCAAGTGTCCGCAGCGGCAGCCGGCGAGATCGATCCGGCGTCGATCTACCAGGTGGAATCGCGCTGGACGCGTGCCGACGGCGAAAAGATCGCGCTCGCGTCGCTTCGCGGCAAGGTGCGCGTGCTCGCCATCTTCTATTCGGCCTGCGAGTACGCATGCCCGATCATCATCGGCCGCATCAAGTCGGTCGAAGCCTCGCTACCGGACAAGCTGCGCAGCGACGTCGGCTTCGTCCTGGTGTCGATGGACCCTGCCCACGACGATCCCGCGCAGCTTCGGGCGTATGCCGAACGCATGGAGCTCAAAGGCGACTGGACGCTGCTCCATGGTAGCGACGACGACGTCCGCGAGCTGGCCGCACTTCTCGGCTTCCGCTACCGGCAGGAAAAAGACGGCGGCTACTCCCACAGCAACATGATCACCGTGCTCGACGCCGAAGGCAGGATCGTCAAGCAAAGTATCGGACTGGATGCGGATGCAGGCGACGTCGTCGAAGCCGTAACGTCGCTCGTCGCTCACGCAAAGTAA